A single genomic interval of Halorubrum aethiopicum harbors:
- a CDS encoding AbrB/MazE/SpoVT family DNA-binding domain-containing protein, whose amino-acid sequence MVTETDDRGRIYLPKELRDRHGERFRVVDLPSRIVLVPVDDDPLRAVRESAGAAFEGKSIDELRDDARTAIAEESSQEANKKSDA is encoded by the coding sequence ATGGTGACCGAGACCGACGATCGAGGGAGGATCTATCTCCCGAAGGAGTTGCGGGATCGTCATGGTGAGCGGTTCCGGGTGGTCGATCTCCCGAGTCGGATCGTGCTCGTTCCCGTCGACGACGATCCGCTTCGAGCGGTCCGCGAGAGCGCGGGGGCCGCCTTCGAGGGGAAATCCATCGACGAACTTCGCGATGACGCCCGTACGGCGATCGCGGAGGAGTCCAGTCAGGAGGCCAATAAAAAGAGCGACGCATGA
- a CDS encoding PIN domain-containing protein gives MTATYVETDFLFAVAKPDDWLSEEVEAVLGERTVETSLLAYAEFLVAAYTEGEGFDFEVAPLVADMLEMVPLPSAKDEEVLLAAATYLDDHDLTPFDALHAAHAAIRHEGVLVGSDLSYDALPDIERHQLESE, from the coding sequence ATGACGGCGACGTACGTCGAGACGGACTTCCTCTTCGCCGTCGCGAAACCCGACGATTGGCTAAGCGAGGAAGTCGAGGCGGTTCTCGGGGAAAGGACGGTCGAAACCTCACTCCTCGCGTACGCGGAGTTTCTCGTGGCCGCCTACACGGAGGGCGAGGGCTTCGATTTCGAGGTCGCGCCGCTCGTCGCCGACATGCTCGAGATGGTTCCGTTACCGTCGGCGAAAGACGAGGAGGTCCTGCTGGCGGCGGCGACGTATCTCGACGATCACGACCTCACCCCGTTTGATGCGCTTCACGCCGCACATGCGGCGATACGACACGAGGGCGTACTCGTCGGGTCCGATCTCTCGTACGACGCGCTCCCCGACATCGAGCGCCATCAACTCGAATCCGAGTAG
- a CDS encoding MATE family efflux transporter — MSSVPNPVRLVVLYVGFGLARLGLIDRHRVVRTTDLAWPRIVTGIARMSKNAVDVAMVGVAIGTSAVAGVGFAGPFWGVAFAIGGGVAGGTIALVSQRYGAESFRELGDAVRASTLLVVVISAPVTVVFWTYPTELISLISSNEAAIRLGADYLRIVGLGVPFAGLNLVGSRVLVGCDDAYTAMQLRAGGAIANVVLNAGFIFGLGWGVEGAALGTVLSNVVVTAAFAAGLAWGRLPLLGAFPVAIDPFGSYLNPKMLHDLVEIGLPVGARNLVWTAAEFPMLAVLDIFGENTVAAFVIARRIWGIMNTPGWGFGLASSSLVGQELGGDDPGEAEAYARDIIRFSVGTYLVSAALIAIFASDIVVLFADSAASPEVPIAVNLVYAACVAVIFQGISGGAAGPLDAAGDTKIPFASQFVGMFLVSIPLAYLGATTALGLWGLYLAFLAETTIPAAINYWRFRSGKWKAISQAYRPDAAVADD, encoded by the coding sequence GTGTCCTCCGTTCCGAATCCCGTCCGACTCGTCGTCCTCTACGTCGGCTTCGGGCTCGCGCGCCTGGGGCTGATCGACCGCCACCGAGTGGTCCGGACGACGGACCTGGCGTGGCCGCGGATCGTCACGGGGATCGCCCGGATGTCGAAGAACGCCGTCGACGTGGCGATGGTCGGCGTCGCCATCGGGACCAGCGCGGTCGCCGGCGTCGGCTTCGCCGGGCCCTTCTGGGGCGTCGCGTTCGCCATCGGCGGCGGGGTCGCCGGCGGGACCATCGCGCTGGTCTCACAGCGCTACGGGGCCGAGTCGTTCCGCGAGCTCGGCGACGCGGTCCGCGCCAGCACCCTGCTCGTGGTCGTCATAAGCGCCCCCGTTACGGTCGTCTTCTGGACGTACCCGACCGAACTCATCTCGCTCATCAGCAGCAACGAGGCGGCGATCCGGCTCGGGGCCGACTACCTGCGGATCGTCGGGCTCGGGGTCCCCTTCGCCGGGCTCAATCTCGTCGGGAGCCGGGTGCTCGTGGGGTGTGACGACGCCTACACCGCGATGCAGCTGCGCGCCGGCGGCGCGATCGCGAACGTCGTCTTGAACGCCGGGTTCATCTTCGGGCTCGGCTGGGGCGTCGAGGGGGCCGCGCTCGGGACCGTCCTCTCGAACGTCGTCGTCACCGCGGCGTTCGCGGCCGGGCTCGCGTGGGGTCGGCTCCCGTTGCTCGGCGCGTTCCCGGTCGCGATCGACCCGTTCGGGTCGTACCTCAACCCGAAGATGCTACACGACCTCGTCGAGATCGGGCTCCCCGTCGGGGCCCGCAACCTCGTGTGGACCGCCGCGGAGTTCCCCATGCTCGCCGTTCTCGACATCTTCGGCGAGAACACGGTGGCGGCGTTCGTCATCGCCCGCCGGATCTGGGGGATCATGAACACGCCGGGATGGGGCTTCGGCCTCGCCTCCTCGAGCCTCGTCGGCCAGGAGCTCGGCGGCGACGACCCAGGAGAGGCGGAGGCGTACGCCCGCGACATCATCCGGTTCTCGGTCGGGACGTACCTCGTGAGCGCGGCGCTCATCGCGATCTTCGCGAGCGACATCGTGGTGCTGTTCGCCGACAGCGCGGCGAGCCCCGAGGTCCCGATCGCCGTGAACCTGGTATATGCCGCCTGCGTCGCGGTGATCTTCCAGGGCATCTCCGGCGGGGCCGCGGGGCCGCTCGACGCCGCCGGCGACACGAAGATACCCTTCGCCAGCCAGTTCGTCGGGATGTTCCTCGTGTCGATCCCGCTGGCGTACCTCGGCGCGACCACCGCGCTCGGACTGTGGGGGCTCTACCTGGCGTTCCTCGCCGAGACGACGATCCCGGCCGCGATCAACTACTGGCGGTTCCGCTCGGGCAAGTGGAAGGCGATAAGCCAGGCGTACCGCCCCGACGCGGCGGTCGCCGACGATTAG
- a CDS encoding EamA family transporter codes for MDTTYLPYALLAMGAYTFVSPLMRIATTGPDAIPSDVAVIVSNTLLVSMAVGIVWYTGQGFTSHLSSPKLLHVLAAGVFLGVGILALYRALSLGPVSVVTPIFATFLVFSSLIGVVLLGESFSARKALGIVFAVASVYLVSGT; via the coding sequence ATGGACACCACCTACCTCCCGTACGCGCTGCTCGCGATGGGCGCGTACACCTTCGTCTCGCCGCTCATGCGGATCGCGACCACCGGCCCCGACGCGATCCCGAGCGACGTCGCCGTCATCGTCTCGAACACCCTCCTCGTCTCGATGGCGGTCGGCATCGTCTGGTACACCGGACAGGGGTTCACCTCGCATCTCTCCTCCCCGAAGCTCCTCCACGTGCTCGCGGCCGGCGTCTTCCTCGGCGTCGGGATCCTCGCGCTGTACCGCGCGCTCTCTTTAGGCCCCGTCAGCGTCGTGACGCCGATCTTCGCGACCTTCCTCGTCTTCTCCTCGCTGATCGGGGTGGTCCTCCTCGGCGAGTCGTTCTCGGCGCGGAAGGCGCTCGGGATCGTTTTTGCCGTCGCCTCCGTCTACCTCGTCTCCGGGACCTGA